The segment GTTACAGGGTGCGGGACGGTGCCTTGCGCGACGGCTCGAACGTAACGCTTGACAGAACGGAAGATACAAGTCCGGGATTTCTGGAAAGCCATTCGGACCTCGACGACCTGATTCGTTTTGTCTCCTTCAGAAACGAATATGACCAGACGGACTGGCTGACGGAGGCCATTGCTGAAAACCTCAGTCAGGACGAACTGCGGCACGAAGACATCATGGTAATCAACCCCGATCCTCGTGCGACACGTGAGAAGTTCGATCCGATACACCGCCGTTTGAAGGAATTGGGCATCAATTCCCATCTCGCCGGTGTCGACACGGATCCGAATACATTCTTTCAACCGGGCAACGCCTCGGTGACCTTCACCGGGGTTCACCGCGCCAAGGGAAACGAAGCCGGAATGGTCTACATCATCAATGCCCATGATTGCCATTCAGCGGTTCGTAATCTGGCGAGAACGCGCAACCGCCTGTTTGCGGCGATCACGCGAAGCAAGGCGTGGGTTCGCGTGCTTGGTTTCGGCGAATCCATGGCCATGTTGAAATCAGAGTATGAAAAACTGAAAGCGCGGCATTTCGAGTTGCGGTTTACCTATCCGACCTCGGAGCAGCGGGACCACTTGCGGGTCATCCATAGTGATATGACGCCGGAAGAATCCAAACGCCTCAAGAACCGCGACAGACATCTGGATGATCTTCTGAAGGAGCTCGAGTCCGGCGAGGTACAAATCGAAGATCTGGACGAGGACACCGTCGCCCGATTCAGGAAGATCCTGGCGAAATAGCGTTGTTCGACCTGCTTACTTATCTGGTTTGGATCCTGAGCGCGCACAGCCTGGTTTACGTTCGATCGTTTCCGATCAGGTTCCGCAGAATGCTCACCAGCGTCTGGCCTGGTCCATTTTCGGTGTAACCCGCGAGTTCGAATGTCCGACTACCTCTTCTCCGCACCACGATCTCGCTCCAGAAGAAATACCCTTCCTTTAACTGTACTTCCGCCAGGTCTGCGATATCGTAGAGGGTCCCGGCGTTGTTGTTGACCAGGTGGTTGGAACGGGTGATGGCCATCCCCTCCTCGCCTGAACCGTCTATATCGTAGAACACCAGCAGATCGTTCACCGTCGTGGCTACCCCTGTGAAGCGGTGGCTCAGCTGCAGAGCAACGATGAAGTTCGCAGCCCGGTCGGCGTCGATTTCAGGACAGATGTACAGGCCGGCCCTGACATCGGTCCGGATACCGCGTGCGGCGTTCCGTATCCGTTGGGCAGCCGGATCGGCCGACGATCTGGCTCCCGAGCGGTCGGAGGCGCTGGTTCGGGTATGTTCCGTCCGGGTTTGGGATGATCGAGAGGAAGTGCGATACTGAGACGCCGACTGCCGTTGGGAGGATGACCTGTTAGCGGAAGGCATCCGCAGTTTTTCCGGATTTCGGACAAGCCACAGGTAGGCCTCGTTGATCTCCGTGAACTTTGCCGTCGCACGATCTTTCACCCGGTCGGGCACCTTGTCCGGATGCCAGATCAGCGCCAGTTCCCGGTACGATTTCTTCACGTCATCAAGCGACGCGCCTGGAGCGAGGTCAAGTGAATGTAGCGCCCTGTTCGTCGTATCGTCCATACATGGTTATTTAAGCTATGCAAAGGGTTGTCTCAAGGGATTTGTGCCGGTATATTTACCACGGAGATTTTCCTGACCGGCGAAACCTGTTTACGACCATCATTCGTACTTCCGAACGGGGACCGAACATGCCCATCACCGACGCCCTGCCTGAAATGAAGCGGGAACTGAGATTTTTCCCGGCAAGAAACGAGAACCCCCAAACGCTTTCCCGCGAACAGATCGATTTTTTTAATGCGAACGGGTATCTCTGCCCGCTCGACGTCTTCACCCCGCAGGAAGCCGAGGAGAACCGCCTGTATTTCGAAGACCTGATGGCCCGCGCCGAGCAGGAAGGGTATAACAGCTACTCGATCAACGGCTGGCAGCGGCATTGCGAGGGTATCTACAACCTGGCCATGAACAAGCGTATTCTGGACTACGCGGAAGACCTGGTCGGGGAGACGCTGATCTGCGAGATGACGCATTATTTCTGCAAGATGCCGGGGGACGTGCAGCGCGTGAGCTGGCACCAGGACGCGTCCTACTGGCCCCTGACTCCGAGCAAGGTAGTGACGATCTGGCTGGCCATCGACGACGTGGGCGAGGAAAACGGGCCCATGACGGTCATCCCCGGTTCCCACCTCCACGGACAGATTCCCTTCGAGAACAGCACGGAAGCCGAACGGAACGTCTTGGGACAGACCGTCCACGACCCGCACAGGTGGGGCGGCGATCCCGTGCCCTTCGTCATGAAGGCGGGCCAGATCTCCATGCACACCGACTTGTTGCTGCACGGGTCCGAGCCGAACGTATCCAATCGCCGGCGTTGCGGCCTGACCATACGGTACCTGCCGCCTGACGTGCGAGGCCGCTATCCCGAGTACCACCGGGCCGTGATCTGCCGGGGCAGCGATCCCTCGGGTTACTGGAGGCCCGTACCCCGACCTGTCGGCGACAGGATTCCTCCACGCAATCGCTAGTATCTACGTTGTATATACGGGGTTAGAGTTCGGTTGTTTGGGTCGATTCCGGGGTGGAATCTACGCAGACAGCGGCCTGCAGTGTTTGCACGGCCGGCACCCGCCGTTCGTCGCGTCCTCGGTACTGCTGAATTCAAGGCGGTGCCGCGGCTGGACCCGCCGGGCGTCGCGGCAGGTCGGATAACAGTAGATCCCGGTCGTCCGGCTGCCGATGAAGCGCACGCCGCGCTGCTTCCAGTTCGCCAGATCCTCCCGCGGAATCCCTTCCCGTTCCAGCAGCGTCCATTTCATTTCCGGCCCGTAATAATAGTTTCCCACGCCTCCGGTCGAGGGTACGAGCCGGTGGCAGGGCATCAGGAAGGGTACGGGATTGCGGGCCATGACCGTTCCGACGGCCCGGATGGCCTTCGGCCTGCCCACCTCCCGGGCGAGCCAGGCATAGGGACGGACCTCGCCCGCCGGTATCCTGGCCAAATGCTCCAGCACGGTCTTTTCGAATTCGGTCAACCCTTCGAGGGTAACCGGTGGAGGCGTGGTTTTTTCTCCTTTTATGGCCCGTCTGACCGCCTCGGCATACGCTTCGGGCAGCGAACCTCTGACCGTGGTCCGTCTCAGCCTGTCTTTGTAGTAGGATTCGAAGGCGCCGTCCTCCTCCACTTCGAGTTTCACCGCCGATATGCCCTTGGGCGTGAATCCCACGTGGGCAGGTCCGAAATCCGTGTCAATCACATCGTATCTATCTGCAATCCTGATCATGACTTCCTCCTCAATCCCCGCGGGGGCGGACAGTTTCAGTTTGGGTGATTCCACGGCTAGGTTTTTGAGAAAGGCAGCCTCTTCACGGAAATCGGCACACCTTTCCAGGTGTTCCGCCACGGACCGGATCGCCTCATCGTCCGCCTCGCCGGTCCTGATTTGATCCAGGTGCTGTCTCGCTTCGTTAATATCCACTGGGACCATCCTCCATGAGTCTGCGAAGTTTACGTAGCGCACGGTACACTTTGCCCCGCAGCGCAGATTCCGATGAGCCGGTGACCGTCGCGATTTCCGCGTAGGTGTATTGCTCGATGAATCGCAGGATAATCAGTTCCCGACTCTCCCTTCCCAGTTTTTCGAGGGCCGTCTGTATCGCACTTGACCGTTCGTTTAAGGGGTCGAAGGCCTGAGTCTGCATGTTGTCTTTCATTCTGGCCAGCGTGTCGTCTTTGCGTTTGCGCGACCTCAGCCTGTTCAGCGCCAGATTCCGAACGATGCGGTACAGCCAGGGACGGATTTCGAGCGTCCGGCAACGCTCCGTATCGTACTTTCCGGTGAGCGTTTCGTAAGCCTTGACAAAGACTTCCTGTGTAACGTCGAGGGCGTCGTCCGAACCGCCAAGCATATGGAAGGCGTAGGTGAAGAGCCTGTCCTGGTATGATTCCACCAGGTCCGACACCGCGTCTCTGTTGCCGTTATGTATTTCGAGCGCGATGCATCGTCCCTCTTCGTGCGTCATGTACAGTCCTTTGCTGGCCGGCGCTTATTCGGTACCAATCTTACAACACCGTGTACCTGACTTTCGTTCGTGGGTAATTCTGTTTTTTGATGGTAGCTGCTTCAGGTGGGAATCGAGCAACTGGTGCTATGTGTGAAGTTTCCTATGCGAAGGGAGTCAGTCAAGGCCTCGTTCCGGTTACACCAAACCGGCTGCTTACCCGCCTCCCCCCAATACCCGCTCCCAGAATCCCTTAGTATCGGCGTCCCGATCCCCCTCCTCCGCGATATAAATCGTGAAGGCCGTGTTCCCGATCTGCTCGCCCCGCCAGGATCGGAAACCCCGTTTGTTCGGTTCGAGGGCGTCCCCCTTGATGTTCGATTTCCAGATTTGATTCATCGTCGGGTACCACACGAAGAGGCCACCCACTTCCTCTACCAGGATGCGTTCGGCCTGCCGGTAGACGTCCATCCGCTTCCGGTAGTCGCCGACGACGCCGCCCGCCTCGACCACGAGCCGGTCGAAACGGTCGTGTTTCCAGGCGTGGCGGCCCGATGAAAGCCAGAGGTTCATCAGGCTGCTAGGATCGATGAAGTCGGCCCCGAACCGGACGAGTCCCAGGGGAAGCTGGTGGCTGTTGATCGCGTCCATGAAGATCTTGACCTCCATGTTGCGCACCGCCAGGTCGATCCCAAGGTTCTGCTTGATCATGGCGTGGATCGCCTCGCCGGCTTCATGCACCGGACGCACGTCGCGCCGGACCCACATCTCCACCCGTGGAAATCCCTTGCCGTCAGGGTATCCCGCCTCGGCGAGCAGCTTGCGTCCCAGGGCGGGGTCGTAACGCTGGACGGGTTTCAGTGCTTCGGTCGCTTCCGCCGGGAAGCCGGGCGGGAGCATGGAGTAGGCGGGGATCGCGAAGCCCTGGAGCGCGGATTCGCACACGGCGTCCCGGTCGATCGCGTGGCTGAAGGCCTGCCGGACCTTCAGGTTGTCGAAGGGCGGGTTGTAGGTGTCCATCGTGAGGTAGTAGGTGGCAAAATCCGTGTAGGAATGCAACTCCCGGCTCAAATGCGGATCGGTCTTGATCCGGGCCAGTTCGGCGTGGTTCGTTATGAGACCGAAATCCACCTCGCCGGCCTCGTAGGAGGCGAGCAGGGGCGGCGGCGTCGATGCGTTGTGCAGCTTGGCGATCAGCGTCTCCAGGTAGGGCCGCGCGGCGCCGTGGTACCGGGGATTGGCCTTGAGCACGACCCGGTCTGCCTTGGTCCACTTCTCGAGATAGAAGGGGCCGCTGGCGATGGAGGTTTCCGGGCTCGTGGACCAGGCGTCGCCGTACTTCTCCACCGCCTGGCGGGGTGAGACCCAGCTGTCCACCATCAGATCCGGCATGTAGGCGCAGGGTTCGTCGGTCTCGATGAGCAGGATGTAGTCGTCGATCGCGTGGACGCCCAGCGAATCGAGGGGCAGCTCCCGGCCCACGACGCGGCCCCAGTTCTTGATCGGACGGTAATACCACTCCACGTCGTAGGCGTTTTCCGGATCGGCCCCACGCCGCAGGGTAAACACGTAGTCGTGGGCGGTGAGTGGCTTGCCGTCGGAAAACTCCAGGTCTTCCCGCAGGTAGAAATACCATCCCAGCCCGTCGGCCGTGGGTTCCCAGCGGTTCGCCGCCGCCGGGATCAGGTTGAAGTCCTTGTCGAAACGGATCAGCGGTTCCGCGATGATCCGGTGCCCGTAGGTTCCCTTGTAGATCGTGCGGAACCACTCCATGTAGGTGTTATCGAGTTGAAATGTGCGGACGTACTGCTCCGAGGGCGGCGCCGCGTCGGGCGGCAGTTCCACGCCCGCGGAATTGACGTACCGCGCGGCAGGCTCTTCTACGGCCGGACCGCCCAGGACGCGCAGGATTCCGGCCGCGGCCCCGGAGAAGATCACGGCGATGGCAATGGCGCGGGCCATTTTGCGCATGTAGGGACCAACGCGGGCATTGGTGATCATGGAGGGACCATCCGTTGGTCACGATGGGGGGCTGTTCACGATGGACGGGTCGTAAAGTACCTTATTCCCTTTCCGCCCCCGCGTCAAGTGAAGGACGGTGATTCGGCTTGACCCGGCTCAGACGGTCTTTATTTTGCACGTGGACACGAACCGGCCGGGTGAATCACCGCATGGATTCCTTCCTCGTATCTCAGGCGCTGGCCGCCGTCGCTTTCACGTGCGGCGTCGTCTCCTTCCAGTGCAAGAAGCGCCGCAACGTGTTGCTCTGGTTGAGTGCTTCGGCGTTGACGAACGCCTTCCATTTTTTCGTGCTCGGAAGAAACAGCGCCGGCACCCTGTATGTCGTCATGGGCGTCCGGGTCTTCACGGCGGCCTTTACGACCGACCGGCGCCTGATGTACGTGTTCATGGCGTTGATCCTGGCCGGTTTCTTCTTTTCCTACGAACGTCCTCTTGACATCCTGGCGCTATTCGGTTCCCTGCTGCCCACCTACGGAAATTTCCAGAAATCCGACCGCAAGGTACGGCTGATCTACATGGCCTGTGCGGTGACCTGGATGGTACACAACTACCTGGCCGGCAGCCCGGTCGCGGTGCTCATGGAGACCACGTTCCTGGTCAGCAACATGATCGGGTACTGGCGGATATATCGATTCGCGATTAAGGCTTGATAAGGCAAGTCTGGCAGAGGACATGTCGCGCCCTCGGCCCTATCCGTACATCCGGATCGGGGTCTTGATGTAGGAGATAACGGGGTTTGTAAGCAGGATCTAAGAAAACTGCCTCGGTTGATGACCAATTGCAGAAACTTGGAAGGGACTTCATGTGGTTTTACCACAAGTGGCGGATGAGACTGACCCCGCCTAATATCAAGAGCATAACAACTCCGCCTGTAATTAGTCTCACAATCAAGGGCCTACCAGCGATTTTACGTATCTCGTATAACTCACGAGTTTTGCGTTTCACAAATTCCGGCAATTCTTCATATGGCTCGGCAGTCTCACCTTTTAAGCCCGCTTCTATCGCGTCCGCTAAGATCACTTCTTGGTTCCATTCGTGCGATGCCCCCCATTCTTCTATCACATCTGATATTGGATTCCCATACAGTTTAACTCGCTCGACGTTATCCTTAATATGTTCCCACACCACATCTCGATTAACTAATGGATCGTTTAGGATTTCAG is part of the Gemmatimonadota bacterium genome and harbors:
- a CDS encoding J domain-containing protein → MDDTTNRALHSLDLAPGASLDDVKKSYRELALIWHPDKVPDRVKDRATAKFTEINEAYLWLVRNPEKLRMPSANRSSSQRQSASQYRTSSRSSQTRTEHTRTSASDRSGARSSADPAAQRIRNAARGIRTDVRAGLYICPEIDADRAANFIVALQLSHRFTGVATTVNDLLVFYDIDGSGEEGMAITRSNHLVNNNAGTLYDIADLAEVQLKEGYFFWSEIVVRRRGSRTFELAGYTENGPGQTLVSILRNLIGNDRT
- a CDS encoding phytanoyl-CoA dioxygenase family protein, coding for MPITDALPEMKRELRFFPARNENPQTLSREQIDFFNANGYLCPLDVFTPQEAEENRLYFEDLMARAEQEGYNSYSINGWQRHCEGIYNLAMNKRILDYAEDLVGETLICEMTHYFCKMPGDVQRVSWHQDASYWPLTPSKVVTIWLAIDDVGEENGPMTVIPGSHLHGQIPFENSTEAERNVLGQTVHDPHRWGGDPVPFVMKAGQISMHTDLLLHGSEPNVSNRRRCGLTIRYLPPDVRGRYPEYHRAVICRGSDPSGYWRPVPRPVGDRIPPRNR
- a CDS encoding methylated-DNA--[protein]-cysteine S-methyltransferase — its product is MDINEARQHLDQIRTGEADDEAIRSVAEHLERCADFREEAAFLKNLAVESPKLKLSAPAGIEEEVMIRIADRYDVIDTDFGPAHVGFTPKGISAVKLEVEEDGAFESYYKDRLRRTTVRGSLPEAYAEAVRRAIKGEKTTPPPVTLEGLTEFEKTVLEHLARIPAGEVRPYAWLAREVGRPKAIRAVGTVMARNPVPFLMPCHRLVPSTGGVGNYYYGPEMKWTLLEREGIPREDLANWKQRGVRFIGSRTTGIYCYPTCRDARRVQPRHRLEFSSTEDATNGGCRPCKHCRPLSA
- a CDS encoding RNA polymerase sigma factor produces the protein MTHEEGRCIALEIHNGNRDAVSDLVESYQDRLFTYAFHMLGGSDDALDVTQEVFVKAYETLTGKYDTERCRTLEIRPWLYRIVRNLALNRLRSRKRKDDTLARMKDNMQTQAFDPLNERSSAIQTALEKLGRESRELIILRFIEQYTYAEIATVTGSSESALRGKVYRALRKLRRLMEDGPSGY
- a CDS encoding peptide ABC transporter substrate-binding protein, which translates into the protein MITNARVGPYMRKMARAIAIAVIFSGAAAGILRVLGGPAVEEPAARYVNSAGVELPPDAAPPSEQYVRTFQLDNTYMEWFRTIYKGTYGHRIIAEPLIRFDKDFNLIPAAANRWEPTADGLGWYFYLREDLEFSDGKPLTAHDYVFTLRRGADPENAYDVEWYYRPIKNWGRVVGRELPLDSLGVHAIDDYILLIETDEPCAYMPDLMVDSWVSPRQAVEKYGDAWSTSPETSIASGPFYLEKWTKADRVVLKANPRYHGAARPYLETLIAKLHNASTPPPLLASYEAGEVDFGLITNHAELARIKTDPHLSRELHSYTDFATYYLTMDTYNPPFDNLKVRQAFSHAIDRDAVCESALQGFAIPAYSMLPPGFPAEATEALKPVQRYDPALGRKLLAEAGYPDGKGFPRVEMWVRRDVRPVHEAGEAIHAMIKQNLGIDLAVRNMEVKIFMDAINSHQLPLGLVRFGADFIDPSSLMNLWLSSGRHAWKHDRFDRLVVEAGGVVGDYRKRMDVYRQAERILVEEVGGLFVWYPTMNQIWKSNIKGDALEPNKRGFRSWRGEQIGNTAFTIYIAEEGDRDADTKGFWERVLGGGG
- a CDS encoding YgjV family protein, with product MDSFLVSQALAAVAFTCGVVSFQCKKRRNVLLWLSASALTNAFHFFVLGRNSAGTLYVVMGVRVFTAAFTTDRRLMYVFMALILAGFFFSYERPLDILALFGSLLPTYGNFQKSDRKVRLIYMACAVTWMVHNYLAGSPVAVLMETTFLVSNMIGYWRIYRFAIKA